From the Rhinatrema bivittatum chromosome 3, aRhiBiv1.1, whole genome shotgun sequence genome, one window contains:
- the TMEM200A gene encoding transmembrane protein 200A isoform X1, with product MQKYPSIKLEYRTMIATGGVITGLAALKRQDSARSQHHLSRSASPPPEEKKPVRHRPRADVVIVRGKIRLYSPSGFFLILGVLISVAGIAMAVLGYWPQKEDFLAPEVRLSNNTQIMREGGIMARFFEQHLHSEKMKMLGPFTMGIGIFIFICANAILHENRDKETKVIHMRDIYSTVIDIHTLRIKEQKHLNGAYAGLFGETEVRHNDNHCASNLAANTIASFSGFGNSFKRCRSMEDDDSGLSQSRNFTSLLPPLLSEHSGSVFGLHSYPSKAMDDRNSSSKKCETKSIVSSSINAFTLPVIKLNNCVIDEPDIDSITEDSEINKSQPRNLSMDSLTVPSTDVNESYKPGSAVLLRSCSIMEPLSNESKYCMTPDSSTGKLLSPGAARKQFGSNASLHILSSHSKSLDLERGPSTLTVHVEQRKHPSWPRLDRSNSKGYMKLENKEDPMDRLIVPQTSVKKDYTNKEKLLMISRSHNNLSFEHDEFLSNNLKRGTSETRF from the coding sequence GTTAGAATACAGAACTATGATAGCAACTGGTGGGGTAATAACAGGACTGGCAGCCTTAAAGAGGCAAGACTCTGCCAGATCGCAACATCATTTATCTCGTTCCGCATCACCGCCTCCCGAGGAGAAGAAACCAGTGAGGCATCGGCCAAGGGCTGACGTAGTAATTGTCAGAGGAAAAATTCGACTCTATTCCCCATCTGGCTTCTTCCTTATTCTTGGAGTACTGATCTCAGTTGCTGGAATTGCGATGGCTGTCCTTGGATACTGGCCACAGAAGGAAGACTTTCTAGCACCAGAAGTTAGACTGTCAAATAATACCCAAATCATGAGAGAAGGTGGCATAATGGCCCGCTTCTTTGAACAGCATTTACACtcagaaaaaatgaaaatgctAGGCCCTTTCACCATGGGAATAGGGATATTTATCTTTATTTGTGCTAATGCTATTCTTCATGAAAATCGAGACAAAGAAACCAAAGTCATCCACATGAGAGACATATATTCGACTGTAATAGATATCCATACTTTGCGAATCAAGGAGCAAAAGCATCTCAATGGTGCCTATGCTGGCTTGTTTGGAGAAACAGAAGTAAGGCATAATGATAACCACTGTGCTTCTAATTTGGCTGCAAATACAATTGCTTCTTTTTCAGGCTTTGGTAATAGTTTTAAACGGTGTAGGTCCATGGAGGATGATGACAGTGGCTTGAGTCAAAGTAGGAACTTTACCAGTCTTCTACCACCCTTGCTGTCTGAGCATTCTGGCTCAGTCTTTGGCCTCCACTCTTACCCCAGCAAAGCGATGGATGACAGGAATAGTAGTTCTAAAAAATGTGAAACCAAATCAATTGTATCCTCCTCCATTAATGCATTCACACTCCCAGTAATTAAACTTAACAACTGTGTGATTGATGAACCAGATATTGACAGCATTACTGAGGACTCTGAAATCAATAAGAGCCAGCCTAGAAATCTGTCGATGGATTCCTTAACTGTTCCTTCGACGGATGTCAATGAATCCTACAAACCTGGCAGTGCAGTGCTGCTGCGAAGTTGTTCTATCATGGAACCACTCTCCAATGAATCCAAATATTGCATGACTCCTGACTCAAGCACTGGAAAACTTTTATCCCCTGGTGCTGCCAGGAAACAGTTTGGGTCGAATGCATCTTTGCATATCCTCTCTTCACATTCAAAATCCTTGGACTTGGAGAGGGGCCCTTCTACACTTACAGTCCATGTTGAGCAAAGAAAACATCCAAGTTGGCCAAGACTGGACCGCAGCAACAGCAAGGGTTATATGAAATTAGAGAACAAAGAGGATCCCATGGACAGGTTGATTGTACCACAAACTTCAGTCAAAAAAGATTATACTAATAAGGAGAAGCTGCTCATGATTTCAAGATCTCATAATAACTTAAGTTTTGAACATGATGAGTTTCTGAGTAACAATCTCAAGCGAGGCACTTCTGAAACCAGATTTTga
- the TMEM200A gene encoding transmembrane protein 200A isoform X2 → MIATGGVITGLAALKRQDSARSQHHLSRSASPPPEEKKPVRHRPRADVVIVRGKIRLYSPSGFFLILGVLISVAGIAMAVLGYWPQKEDFLAPEVRLSNNTQIMREGGIMARFFEQHLHSEKMKMLGPFTMGIGIFIFICANAILHENRDKETKVIHMRDIYSTVIDIHTLRIKEQKHLNGAYAGLFGETEVRHNDNHCASNLAANTIASFSGFGNSFKRCRSMEDDDSGLSQSRNFTSLLPPLLSEHSGSVFGLHSYPSKAMDDRNSSSKKCETKSIVSSSINAFTLPVIKLNNCVIDEPDIDSITEDSEINKSQPRNLSMDSLTVPSTDVNESYKPGSAVLLRSCSIMEPLSNESKYCMTPDSSTGKLLSPGAARKQFGSNASLHILSSHSKSLDLERGPSTLTVHVEQRKHPSWPRLDRSNSKGYMKLENKEDPMDRLIVPQTSVKKDYTNKEKLLMISRSHNNLSFEHDEFLSNNLKRGTSETRF, encoded by the coding sequence ATGATAGCAACTGGTGGGGTAATAACAGGACTGGCAGCCTTAAAGAGGCAAGACTCTGCCAGATCGCAACATCATTTATCTCGTTCCGCATCACCGCCTCCCGAGGAGAAGAAACCAGTGAGGCATCGGCCAAGGGCTGACGTAGTAATTGTCAGAGGAAAAATTCGACTCTATTCCCCATCTGGCTTCTTCCTTATTCTTGGAGTACTGATCTCAGTTGCTGGAATTGCGATGGCTGTCCTTGGATACTGGCCACAGAAGGAAGACTTTCTAGCACCAGAAGTTAGACTGTCAAATAATACCCAAATCATGAGAGAAGGTGGCATAATGGCCCGCTTCTTTGAACAGCATTTACACtcagaaaaaatgaaaatgctAGGCCCTTTCACCATGGGAATAGGGATATTTATCTTTATTTGTGCTAATGCTATTCTTCATGAAAATCGAGACAAAGAAACCAAAGTCATCCACATGAGAGACATATATTCGACTGTAATAGATATCCATACTTTGCGAATCAAGGAGCAAAAGCATCTCAATGGTGCCTATGCTGGCTTGTTTGGAGAAACAGAAGTAAGGCATAATGATAACCACTGTGCTTCTAATTTGGCTGCAAATACAATTGCTTCTTTTTCAGGCTTTGGTAATAGTTTTAAACGGTGTAGGTCCATGGAGGATGATGACAGTGGCTTGAGTCAAAGTAGGAACTTTACCAGTCTTCTACCACCCTTGCTGTCTGAGCATTCTGGCTCAGTCTTTGGCCTCCACTCTTACCCCAGCAAAGCGATGGATGACAGGAATAGTAGTTCTAAAAAATGTGAAACCAAATCAATTGTATCCTCCTCCATTAATGCATTCACACTCCCAGTAATTAAACTTAACAACTGTGTGATTGATGAACCAGATATTGACAGCATTACTGAGGACTCTGAAATCAATAAGAGCCAGCCTAGAAATCTGTCGATGGATTCCTTAACTGTTCCTTCGACGGATGTCAATGAATCCTACAAACCTGGCAGTGCAGTGCTGCTGCGAAGTTGTTCTATCATGGAACCACTCTCCAATGAATCCAAATATTGCATGACTCCTGACTCAAGCACTGGAAAACTTTTATCCCCTGGTGCTGCCAGGAAACAGTTTGGGTCGAATGCATCTTTGCATATCCTCTCTTCACATTCAAAATCCTTGGACTTGGAGAGGGGCCCTTCTACACTTACAGTCCATGTTGAGCAAAGAAAACATCCAAGTTGGCCAAGACTGGACCGCAGCAACAGCAAGGGTTATATGAAATTAGAGAACAAAGAGGATCCCATGGACAGGTTGATTGTACCACAAACTTCAGTCAAAAAAGATTATACTAATAAGGAGAAGCTGCTCATGATTTCAAGATCTCATAATAACTTAAGTTTTGAACATGATGAGTTTCTGAGTAACAATCTCAAGCGAGGCACTTCTGAAACCAGATTTTga